A window from Dissulfurirhabdus thermomarina encodes these proteins:
- a CDS encoding calcium/sodium antiporter, with product MLIDAGLLLLGLALLVGGGEVTVRGASALAREAGVPPVVVGLTVVAFGTSAPELAVNVAAAVTGRGGVCFGNIVGSNLANIGLILGTSALLRPIRIRGVIITREIPMMLLATAAALVLGFDGALRGLPEAYDRADGLVLVLLFGVFLYYTAADVLRNRPDDALLREAREAGAPRLRAAAGAFCLTGVGLVALAGGGRLAVDGAVGLARAFHVSEALIGLTLVAVGTSLPELVASAMATLRGQADLAVGNVVGSNIFNLLFVGGVTAVIRPIRVPPGGHWDLWFLAAMSGVLLPLSISNSRSIVRLEGAALLAAYLAYTAWRCLVAPGGAG from the coding sequence ATGCTCATCGACGCCGGTCTCCTGCTCCTCGGCCTCGCCCTGCTCGTGGGCGGGGGCGAGGTCACGGTGCGCGGCGCCTCGGCGCTGGCCCGGGAGGCGGGGGTCCCGCCGGTGGTGGTGGGGCTCACCGTTGTGGCCTTCGGGACCAGCGCCCCGGAGCTGGCGGTGAACGTGGCCGCCGCCGTCACGGGGCGGGGCGGGGTCTGCTTCGGGAACATCGTGGGCTCCAACCTCGCCAACATCGGCCTGATCCTCGGCACGTCGGCCCTCCTCCGGCCCATCCGGATCCGGGGCGTCATCATCACGCGGGAGATCCCCATGATGCTGCTCGCCACCGCGGCGGCGCTGGTCCTGGGCTTCGACGGGGCGCTCCGGGGGCTCCCGGAGGCCTACGACCGCGCTGACGGGCTGGTGCTCGTCCTCCTCTTCGGGGTCTTCCTCTACTACACGGCGGCGGACGTCCTCCGCAACCGCCCGGACGACGCCCTGCTGCGGGAGGCCCGGGAGGCGGGGGCGCCGCGCCTTCGGGCGGCGGCGGGGGCCTTCTGCCTCACGGGCGTCGGCCTCGTCGCCCTGGCGGGGGGCGGGCGGCTCGCCGTGGATGGCGCCGTGGGGCTGGCTCGGGCCTTCCATGTCTCCGAGGCCCTCATCGGGCTCACCCTGGTGGCGGTGGGAACGAGCCTCCCCGAGCTGGTCGCCTCGGCCATGGCCACCCTGCGGGGCCAGGCGGACCTCGCCGTGGGCAACGTGGTGGGTTCCAACATCTTCAACCTGCTCTTCGTGGGGGGGGTCACCGCGGTCATCCGGCCCATCCGCGTGCCGCCCGGCGGTCACTGGGACCTCTGGTTCCTGGCGGCGATGTCGGGGGTGCTGCTGCCGCTGTCGATCTCCAACTCCCGGTCCATCGTGCGGCTGGAGGGGGCGGCGCTGCTCGCCGCCTACCTGGCCTACACCGCCTGGCGGTGCCTTGTGGCCCCCGGCGGCGCGGGCTAG
- a CDS encoding ATP-dependent helicase, translating to MPPSPRPPAHLAGLNPEQLAAVRHRGGPLLVEAGPGTGKTRVLAARAADLLSDGTARAGGMLAVTFTNQAAAEIRGRIAAWTGGTEVRVATFHGWALAFLNEALGAAAPAPVDEADARELCAEAAAEIGLSPAEGRRRWPEVSTGRQHHPPRLPDETLARLAAAYEARLGRDGLTDFDGLILHALRLLGDPGRRAALRRALPILLVDEFQDVSPAQYELVRAMAAPGGEVTVIGDPDQAIYGFRGASPAFMARFRRDFPGTTVVRLRQAYRCPQTFLDAAGAVLGAEAGRLRADRPERPRLEVRAFADPGAEARWIARAVEGAVGGLSHDALDAGTAGGDRLRSLSDVAILYRVNALADPVAAALAASGIPFQRADARSPLDHPSVRAVRRLWEAACGRRVAFHLDRLPGGRAAWEARLPGLRVELHGRSLGGALPRLLEALDLDPRDPALEALARVAARIPPGADPAPALGHPADLVAPDLEAVRLLSLHAAKGLEFPVVFVAGCEAEVLPWPGADPEEEARLFYVGLTRASERLVLCHAGRRRLHGRRLPGRPSPFLDRIPPALREARGPAAPAGRRRPRQRTLF from the coding sequence ATGCCCCCTTCCCCCCGGCCGCCGGCCCACCTGGCCGGTCTCAACCCGGAACAGCTCGCCGCCGTCCGCCACCGGGGCGGGCCCCTCCTCGTGGAGGCCGGCCCCGGCACCGGCAAGACCCGGGTCCTCGCCGCCCGGGCGGCGGACCTCCTCTCGGACGGCACCGCCCGGGCCGGCGGGATGCTGGCCGTCACCTTCACCAACCAGGCGGCGGCGGAGATCCGCGGCCGGATCGCCGCCTGGACGGGCGGAACCGAGGTCCGCGTGGCCACCTTCCACGGCTGGGCCCTCGCCTTCCTGAACGAGGCCCTCGGCGCGGCGGCGCCGGCCCCCGTGGACGAGGCGGACGCACGGGAACTCTGCGCCGAGGCGGCCGCGGAGATCGGCCTCTCCCCCGCGGAGGGACGACGGCGGTGGCCGGAGGTCTCCACCGGCCGGCAGCACCACCCGCCCCGACTCCCGGACGAGACCCTCGCGCGCCTGGCGGCCGCCTACGAGGCCCGCCTCGGGCGGGACGGGCTCACGGACTTCGACGGGCTCATCCTCCACGCCCTCCGGCTCCTGGGGGATCCCGGCCGTAGGGCGGCCCTGCGCCGGGCCCTGCCGATCCTGCTGGTGGACGAGTTCCAGGACGTCAGCCCCGCCCAGTACGAGCTGGTCCGGGCCATGGCGGCCCCGGGCGGGGAGGTCACCGTGATCGGCGACCCCGACCAGGCCATCTACGGCTTCCGCGGGGCGAGCCCCGCCTTCATGGCGCGGTTCCGCCGCGACTTCCCCGGCACCACGGTGGTGCGGCTCCGGCAGGCCTACCGGTGCCCGCAGACCTTCCTCGACGCCGCCGGGGCCGTGCTCGGGGCCGAGGCGGGGCGGCTCCGGGCCGACCGCCCGGAAAGGCCCCGCCTGGAGGTGCGGGCCTTCGCCGACCCCGGGGCCGAGGCCCGGTGGATCGCCCGGGCCGTGGAGGGGGCGGTGGGCGGGCTCAGCCACGACGCCCTGGACGCGGGGACGGCCGGCGGGGACCGCCTCCGGAGCCTCTCGGACGTGGCGATCCTCTACCGGGTCAACGCCCTGGCAGACCCGGTGGCCGCGGCCCTGGCCGCCTCGGGGATCCCCTTCCAGCGGGCCGACGCCCGCTCCCCCCTGGACCACCCGTCCGTCCGGGCCGTCCGCCGGCTCTGGGAGGCCGCCTGCGGCCGCCGGGTGGCGTTCCACCTGGACCGGCTGCCCGGCGGGAGGGCGGCCTGGGAGGCCCGGCTCCCCGGCCTTCGCGTGGAGCTCCACGGCCGGTCCCTGGGCGGCGCCCTTCCCCGGCTCCTGGAGGCCCTGGACCTCGACCCGCGGGACCCCGCCCTGGAGGCGCTCGCCCGGGTGGCGGCCCGGATCCCCCCGGGGGCCGACCCCGCCCCCGCCCTCGGCCACCCGGCGGACCTCGTCGCCCCGGACCTCGAGGCGGTGCGCCTCCTCTCCCTCCACGCCGCCAAGGGCCTCGAGTTCCCGGTGGTCTTCGTGGCGGGCTGCGAGGCGGAGGTCCTCCCCTGGCCCGGCGCCGACCCCGAGGAAGAGGCCCGGCTCTTCTACGTGGGCCTCACCCGGGCCTCGGAACGGCTCGTCCTCTGCCACGCCGGCCGGCGCCGCCTCCACGGCCGCCGCCTCCCGGGCCGGCCGAGCCCCTTCCTGGACCGGATCCCCCCCGCCCTCCGGGAGGCCCGGGGCCCCGCCGCACCGGCCGGGCGCCGCCGGCCCCGGCAGCGGACCCTCTTCTAG